Proteins encoded in a region of the Methylosinus trichosporium OB3b genome:
- a CDS encoding TIGR02301 family protein — protein sequence MKRASICVLAICVACAGAPARAQDFLSNLFGGWERPHAAPPLPAAAGRRDAKAKPKKSKKTAKTPSPALLGAPAPTPQQEGPPPPYEPQLLRLSEILGALSFLRDLCGDEDGEEWRAKMSSLLDAEARAGQRRAKLTGAFNRGFHGYETTYRSCTANARSAISRYLDEGGKIAHDIAYRYGAS from the coding sequence ATGAAGCGCGCTTCGATTTGCGTCCTCGCGATATGCGTCGCCTGCGCCGGCGCGCCGGCGCGCGCGCAGGATTTCTTGTCCAATCTCTTCGGCGGTTGGGAGCGGCCGCATGCGGCGCCGCCCCTGCCCGCGGCGGCGGGACGCCGCGACGCGAAGGCGAAGCCGAAGAAGTCGAAGAAAACGGCGAAAACGCCGTCGCCGGCGCTCCTCGGCGCGCCGGCGCCCACGCCGCAGCAGGAGGGACCGCCGCCGCCCTATGAGCCGCAATTGCTGCGCCTCTCGGAAATCCTCGGCGCCTTGTCCTTCCTGCGCGATCTGTGCGGAGACGAGGACGGCGAGGAATGGCGCGCCAAAATGTCCTCGCTGCTCGATGCGGAAGCGCGAGCCGGGCAAAGGCGCGCCAAGCTCACGGGCGCCTTCAACCGCGGCTTCCACGGCTATGAGACGACCTATCGCAGCTGCACCGCCAATGCGCGCTCGGCGATCTCGCGCTATCTCGACGAAGGCGGAAAGATCGCCCATGACATCGCCTATCGCTATGGCGCGTCCTGA
- a CDS encoding DnaJ C-terminal domain-containing protein: MRDPYDVLSVAKTASASEIKKAFRHLAKKYHPDHNKNDPKAKEKFAEANSAYEILGDEKKKAQFDRGEIDAEGKPRFTGFEGFGAGPGPGGFSRAQRGPGGAEHFEFHYGGGPGGFDPSDIFADLFGAGGRRARAPRRGDDVALQATISLAEAVKGGHTRVLMPSGRTLEVTIPAGIEDGKQIRLRGQGQAAPPGGEPGDAIVTVKVALHPLFAISGRDLKLDLPITFYEAVLGAKVAAPTLGGKVELTVPAGSNGGRVLRLRGKGLPAADGKAAGDLYVTLRVVLPDGADPELEAFAQKFRGAKPYDPRKGM; the protein is encoded by the coding sequence ATGCGCGATCCATATGACGTCCTCAGCGTCGCCAAGACGGCGAGCGCGAGCGAGATCAAGAAGGCGTTCCGCCATCTCGCCAAAAAATATCACCCCGACCACAACAAGAACGACCCCAAGGCGAAGGAGAAATTCGCCGAGGCCAACTCCGCCTATGAGATTCTCGGCGACGAGAAGAAGAAGGCGCAGTTCGACCGCGGCGAGATCGACGCCGAGGGCAAGCCGCGTTTCACCGGCTTCGAGGGCTTCGGCGCCGGGCCGGGTCCGGGCGGTTTTTCGCGCGCGCAGCGCGGACCCGGAGGGGCCGAGCATTTCGAGTTCCATTACGGCGGCGGGCCGGGCGGATTCGACCCTTCCGACATTTTCGCCGATCTCTTCGGCGCCGGCGGGCGACGCGCCCGCGCGCCGCGGCGCGGCGACGATGTCGCGCTGCAGGCGACCATCTCGCTCGCCGAGGCGGTGAAGGGCGGCCATACACGGGTGCTGATGCCGAGCGGCCGCACGCTCGAGGTGACGATTCCCGCCGGCATCGAGGACGGCAAGCAGATCCGGCTGCGCGGCCAGGGCCAGGCCGCCCCGCCCGGAGGCGAGCCCGGCGACGCCATCGTCACCGTGAAAGTGGCGCTGCATCCGCTATTCGCCATCTCCGGCCGCGATCTGAAGCTCGATCTGCCCATCACCTTCTACGAGGCCGTGCTCGGGGCCAAGGTCGCGGCGCCGACGCTCGGCGGCAAGGTCGAGCTCACCGTGCCGGCCGGCTCCAATGGCGGCCGCGTGCTGCGCCTGCGCGGCAAGGGCCTGCCGGCGGCGGACGGCAAGGCCGCCGGCGACCTCTATGTGACGCTGAGGGTCGTGCTGCCGGACGGCGCCGATCCGGAGCTCGAGGCCTTCGCGCAGAAGTTTCGCGGCGCCAAGCCCTATGATCCGCGCAAGGGGATGTGA
- a CDS encoding acetyl-CoA C-acyltransferase, translating to MSAVDPIVIVGAARTPIGALLGELKNATAPQLGAAAIRAATERAGLAPERVDDVLMGCVLSAGLGQAPARQAALGAGLADTTGCVTINKMCGSGMKALMLAHDQLLAGSSRAIVAGGMESMSNAPYLLGRARVGYRMGHGRLIDHMFLDGLEDAYDEGKLMGAFAEDCATTHQFTREKQDDYATASLRRAQQAAASGAFDWETTPVATHDRKTSATVTRDELPASAKIENIASLKPAFRDGGTVTAANSSAISDGAAALALMRRSEAERASLAPLAIVRAHATHAGPPHLFPIAPIGAIAKLCERAGWPLTSVDLFEINEAFAVVVLAAMRELYLPHEKVNVHGGACALGHPIGASGARIVVTLLAALRKYDLRRGVAALCIGGGEATAMAIETIV from the coding sequence ATGAGCGCTGTCGATCCCATCGTCATCGTGGGCGCCGCGCGCACGCCGATCGGCGCTCTGCTCGGCGAGCTGAAGAACGCCACAGCGCCGCAGCTCGGCGCAGCTGCAATCCGCGCCGCGACAGAGCGCGCAGGTCTTGCGCCGGAGCGCGTGGATGATGTGCTGATGGGCTGCGTTCTCTCGGCCGGCCTCGGCCAGGCGCCGGCGCGGCAGGCGGCGCTCGGCGCCGGACTCGCCGACACCACCGGATGCGTGACCATCAACAAGATGTGCGGCTCGGGCATGAAGGCGTTGATGCTCGCGCATGATCAGCTGCTCGCCGGCTCCTCGCGCGCGATCGTGGCCGGCGGCATGGAGAGCATGAGCAATGCGCCCTATCTCCTCGGCCGCGCCCGCGTCGGCTATCGCATGGGCCATGGTCGGCTGATCGATCATATGTTTCTCGACGGGCTCGAGGACGCCTATGACGAAGGCAAGCTCATGGGCGCCTTCGCCGAGGATTGCGCGACGACGCATCAATTCACGCGCGAGAAGCAGGATGATTATGCGACAGCGTCGCTGCGCCGCGCGCAGCAGGCGGCGGCAAGCGGCGCTTTCGATTGGGAGACGACGCCGGTTGCGACACATGATCGCAAGACCAGTGCGACGGTCACGCGCGATGAATTGCCGGCGAGTGCGAAAATCGAGAATATCGCGTCACTGAAGCCCGCCTTTCGCGATGGCGGCACGGTGACCGCGGCCAATTCCAGCGCCATCTCCGACGGCGCCGCGGCGCTGGCGCTGATGCGCCGCAGCGAGGCCGAGCGCGCAAGTCTCGCGCCGCTCGCCATTGTTCGCGCTCATGCGACTCATGCGGGGCCTCCGCATCTGTTTCCGATCGCCCCCATCGGCGCCATCGCCAAGCTCTGCGAACGCGCGGGCTGGCCGCTCACGAGCGTCGACCTCTTCGAGATCAACGAGGCTTTCGCGGTCGTCGTGCTGGCGGCGATGCGCGAGCTCTATCTGCCGCATGAAAAGGTGAATGTGCATGGCGGCGCCTGCGCGCTCGGTCATCCGATCGGCGCCTCGGGGGCTCGCATCGTCGTGACGCTGCTGGCGGCGCTGCGCAAATATGATCTGCGCCGCGGCGTCGCGGCGCTGTGCATCGGCGGCGGCGAGGCGACGGCGATGGCGATCGAGACGATCGTCTAG
- a CDS encoding hydroxymethylglutaryl-CoA lyase — MNLPERVRIVEVGPRDGLQNETAIISVSTKVELIERLAAAGLSEIEAGSFVSHVRVPQMASTRKVIDALAPSLRGRLDVLTPNLRGLEDALACGVGGVAVFAAASQSFSLANIGCSIEESLERFRPVVAAALGARLRVRGYISCALGCPYEGDVAPRKVADLARDLAALGCEEISLGDTIGVGAPVPARRLVEEVARDVPLGRLAVHFHDTYGQALANIFACLELGVAAVDSSIAGLGGCPFAPGATGNVATEDVIYMLERSGVDTGVDLSTAIAAGDFISERLGRANRAKAARALQSKRRREDNAA, encoded by the coding sequence ATGAATTTGCCCGAGCGCGTGCGCATCGTCGAGGTCGGCCCACGTGACGGGCTACAGAACGAGACGGCGATCATCTCGGTCTCGACCAAGGTCGAGCTGATCGAGCGGCTCGCAGCGGCGGGGCTCAGCGAGATCGAAGCGGGCAGCTTCGTTTCGCATGTGCGCGTGCCGCAAATGGCCAGCACACGAAAAGTCATCGATGCGCTGGCGCCTTCGCTGCGCGGGCGGCTCGACGTGTTGACCCCCAATCTGCGCGGGCTCGAGGACGCGCTCGCCTGCGGCGTCGGCGGCGTCGCGGTGTTCGCCGCGGCGTCGCAGAGCTTTTCGCTCGCCAATATCGGCTGCTCGATCGAGGAGAGTCTCGAACGCTTCAGGCCTGTCGTCGCGGCCGCGCTCGGCGCCCGCCTGCGCGTGCGCGGCTATATCTCCTGCGCGCTCGGCTGTCCTTATGAGGGCGATGTCGCCCCGCGCAAGGTCGCCGATCTCGCGCGCGATCTCGCCGCGCTCGGCTGCGAGGAGATTTCGCTCGGCGACACGATCGGAGTCGGCGCGCCTGTTCCGGCGCGACGTCTCGTCGAGGAGGTCGCGCGCGACGTGCCGCTCGGACGACTCGCCGTGCATTTTCATGACACCTATGGACAGGCTCTCGCCAATATCTTCGCCTGTCTCGAGCTCGGCGTCGCTGCGGTCGACAGCTCCATCGCCGGCTTGGGCGGCTGTCCTTTCGCGCCGGGCGCGACGGGAAATGTCGCGACCGAAGATGTGATCTATATGCTGGAGCGATCCGGCGTCGATACCGGCGTCGATCTTTCCACCGCGATCGCGGCGGGAGATTTCATCTCCGAGCGGCTCGGGCGCGCCAATCGCGCCAAAGCCGCGCGCGCGCTGCAGTCGAAGCGCAGGCGAGAGGACAACGCCGCATGA
- a CDS encoding cyclic peptide export ABC transporter: MRNLNLGRVAAGLLRPYWRLALAAVALGGLGSLATVGILALIDDALKSGSSPMRALGFVLLCPFMIAAQYGSFRANSWIVQNVMADLRKSLVDDILKAPVATIERMQKHRVIVALNHDVEQLTVFVRGLPFLLVSVLTACGCVAYLFSISWRLAGVAALAGVARVLVVRRMLDSAYKIFFVEREARENLQQDFDLLVEGCKELRLNQPRRSGFRERRLRAKIDEVRDLTHDNFVQFTAIEAIESASAFIIIGALLAMQQTLGEPKETLGAFVVAMLFLREPINAIVGYIPMYGHAEASFRQIVKLREDFANTESWSSNGGNAAFSTIALVGVTYAYPGEGEQPPFTLGPIDLELRRGETLFIVGENGSGKTTLVKLLLGLYPPTTGAILVDGAPVGDADRDAYRQRFSAVFFDYCLFDDVAMEAGDADAANDYLTRMELSTKTAIVDGVFSTTALSAGQRKRLALVSAFAEGRPVLVLDEWAAEQDPTFRRAFYSEILPDLKRRGKTLICVSHDDRYFDAADRVIHIKDGKIV; encoded by the coding sequence ATGCGGAATTTGAATCTCGGCCGGGTCGCGGCGGGCCTGCTGCGTCCCTATTGGCGGCTCGCGCTCGCGGCGGTCGCGCTCGGCGGTCTCGGCAGCCTCGCCACCGTCGGCATTCTCGCACTCATCGACGACGCGCTGAAGAGCGGCTCCTCGCCTATGAGAGCGCTCGGCTTCGTGCTGCTGTGTCCGTTCATGATCGCGGCGCAATATGGATCGTTTCGCGCGAACAGCTGGATCGTGCAGAATGTGATGGCGGATCTGCGCAAGTCGCTCGTGGACGACATTCTGAAGGCTCCCGTCGCGACGATCGAACGTATGCAGAAGCACCGCGTGATCGTCGCTCTCAATCACGACGTGGAGCAATTGACGGTCTTCGTGCGCGGACTGCCGTTTCTGCTCGTTTCGGTTCTGACGGCGTGCGGATGCGTCGCCTATCTCTTCTCCATCTCCTGGCGGCTGGCGGGCGTCGCAGCGCTGGCGGGCGTGGCGCGCGTGCTTGTCGTTCGGCGCATGCTCGATTCGGCGTATAAAATCTTCTTCGTCGAGCGTGAGGCCCGCGAAAATCTGCAGCAGGATTTCGACCTGCTGGTGGAGGGCTGCAAGGAGCTGCGGCTCAATCAGCCTCGCCGCTCCGGCTTTCGCGAGCGCCGGCTGCGCGCCAAGATCGACGAGGTGCGCGACCTCACCCATGACAATTTTGTCCAGTTCACGGCGATCGAGGCGATCGAATCGGCGTCGGCCTTCATTATCATCGGCGCTCTGCTGGCGATGCAGCAGACATTGGGCGAGCCGAAGGAGACGCTCGGCGCCTTCGTCGTGGCGATGCTTTTTCTGCGTGAGCCGATCAATGCTATTGTCGGCTATATTCCGATGTATGGACACGCCGAGGCGTCGTTCCGGCAGATCGTGAAGCTGCGTGAGGACTTCGCCAATACGGAGAGCTGGTCGAGCAACGGCGGCAACGCGGCGTTCTCGACGATTGCGCTCGTCGGCGTCACCTATGCCTATCCCGGCGAAGGGGAACAACCGCCTTTCACCTTGGGGCCGATCGATCTCGAGCTGCGGCGCGGCGAAACTCTGTTCATCGTCGGCGAGAATGGCAGCGGCAAGACGACGCTGGTGAAGCTGCTGCTCGGTCTCTATCCGCCGACCACAGGCGCCATCCTCGTCGACGGCGCGCCCGTCGGCGACGCCGATCGCGACGCCTATCGCCAGCGCTTCTCCGCCGTCTTCTTCGATTATTGCCTGTTCGACGACGTCGCCATGGAGGCGGGCGATGCGGACGCCGCGAATGATTATCTGACGCGCATGGAGCTCTCGACCAAGACGGCGATCGTCGACGGCGTCTTCTCCACCACCGCTCTCTCGGCCGGCCAGCGCAAGCGCCTCGCGCTGGTCTCGGCTTTTGCGGAAGGACGACCCGTATTGGTGCTCGACGAATGGGCCGCCGAGCAGGACCCGACGTTTCGACGCGCCTTCTACAGCGAGATCCTTCCCGATCTGAAGCGCCGCGGCAAGACGCTGATCTGCGTCTCGCACGACGATCGCTATTTCGACGCGGCAGATCGGGTGATTCATATCAAGGACGGGAAGATCGTTTGA
- a CDS encoding enoyl-CoA hydratase/isomerase family protein, whose protein sequence is MSNIIVSRSRHTASISLDRPQALNSLTLEMVRDFARALDEFGADRDVVAVIVTGEGGRAFCAGGDIRALYEAAPQERSGYAKFWREEYQLNSRIAAFPKPYVAVMDGIVMGGGVGLASHGSFRIVTERTRLAMPETGIGFIPDVGGTWLLTRNGGVGLYMALAGDSVGAQDAISAGLADVFIDSSSLPELLGELREVATMDDVRPLLARYARHTGLGPLAQHEALLRRTMAHESVAEMIAALRADGSEFARKAADTIAMRSPTSLKLTALLLKRAANAQRLEDCLLAEYRAACNLLRSHDLFEGIRAAVIDKDRRPRWSPATLDEVDDSAVAALLESCDEPEPNFRAWT, encoded by the coding sequence ATGAGCAATATCATCGTCTCGCGCTCGCGGCATACGGCGTCGATCTCGCTCGATCGACCGCAGGCGCTGAACAGCCTGACGCTGGAGATGGTGCGGGATTTTGCGCGCGCGCTCGATGAATTCGGCGCGGATCGCGACGTCGTCGCGGTGATCGTCACCGGAGAAGGCGGCCGCGCCTTCTGCGCCGGCGGCGACATTCGCGCGCTCTATGAGGCCGCGCCGCAGGAGCGCAGCGGCTATGCGAAATTCTGGCGCGAGGAATATCAGCTCAATTCGCGCATCGCGGCGTTTCCCAAGCCCTATGTCGCGGTGATGGACGGGATCGTCATGGGCGGCGGCGTCGGCCTGGCGTCGCACGGAAGCTTTCGCATCGTCACCGAACGCACGCGGCTCGCCATGCCGGAGACCGGCATCGGCTTCATTCCCGATGTCGGCGGCACATGGCTGCTGACTCGCAATGGTGGCGTCGGACTCTATATGGCGCTCGCCGGCGACAGCGTCGGCGCGCAGGACGCCATCAGCGCCGGCCTCGCCGATGTGTTCATCGATTCGTCGTCTCTGCCCGAGCTTCTCGGCGAGCTGCGCGAGGTCGCGACCATGGACGATGTGCGGCCATTGCTCGCGCGCTATGCGCGCCATACGGGCCTCGGTCCGCTCGCGCAGCACGAGGCGCTGCTGCGCCGAACGATGGCCCATGAGAGCGTCGCCGAAATGATCGCCGCTCTGAGAGCCGATGGCTCCGAATTCGCGCGCAAGGCCGCGGACACGATTGCCATGCGCTCCCCGACGAGCTTGAAGCTGACAGCGCTATTGCTGAAGCGCGCCGCCAATGCGCAACGGCTCGAGGACTGTCTCCTCGCCGAATATCGCGCCGCCTGCAATCTGCTGCGCTCGCACGATCTCTTCGAAGGAATCCGCGCCGCGGTGATCGACAAGGACCGCAGGCCGCGCTGGTCGCCGGCGACGCTGGACGAGGTCGACGATTCTGCGGTCGCGGCGTTGCTCGAGAGTTGCGACGAGCCGGAGCCGAATTTCAGGGCCTGGACATGA
- a CDS encoding acetyl/propionyl/methylcrotonyl-CoA carboxylase subunit alpha — protein sequence MFHRLLIANRGEIACRVIATAKRLGVATIAVYSDADAHALHVERADEAFPLGASPPRESYLSIDKLLEVARAAKAEAVHPGYGFLSENADFAERCASAGLVFVGPSPRAMRLMGSKAEAKALMEASGAPVVPGFHGAQDIEALTQAAERIGFPLLVKASAGGGGKGMRLVTEPATLREAIDSAKREALAAFGDDRVLIEKHLERPRHIEVQIFGDSHGGCVAFPERDCSIQRRHQKIIEETPAPLLSASLRDRLREAALAAGRAVGYFGAGTVEFLVENDEFYFLEMNTRLQVEHPITEMIAGEDLVEWQLRIAAGERLPKSQAQIAARGHAIEARLYAEQPARGFLPSIGTLAHLREPRAEASLRIETGVREGDAITPYYDPMIAKIVAFGEDRDGACARLSGALRDYEIIGVETNLGLLTGILDDADFLAAAIDTEFVPRHSRLVEANDDALDEADRMFVLAAAAAAWVARLRAQTSIESPFDSLDGWRMNAPASHSLAFRLDGETHELRLTPQSDTQFRLVADGCSLLVERDADDRRMSLRVDGVRRALIVVAKENGFIVRLGPRSHSLKLIDPLAAPRHGAHEAEALRAPLPARVTHVLARAGDEVKKGATLIMLEAMKMEIALAAPRDARIAEIRPALGDMVRQGETLVVFVEGEAV from the coding sequence ATGTTTCATAGGCTGCTGATCGCCAATCGCGGAGAGATCGCCTGCCGCGTCATCGCGACGGCGAAACGTCTCGGCGTTGCGACCATCGCCGTCTATTCCGACGCCGACGCTCATGCGCTGCATGTCGAGCGCGCGGACGAAGCGTTTCCACTCGGCGCCTCGCCCCCGCGCGAGAGCTATCTGTCGATCGACAAGCTCCTCGAGGTCGCGCGCGCCGCCAAAGCCGAAGCCGTGCATCCAGGCTATGGCTTTCTCTCGGAGAACGCCGATTTCGCGGAACGCTGCGCCTCCGCCGGCCTCGTCTTCGTCGGTCCGTCGCCGCGCGCGATGCGTCTCATGGGCTCGAAGGCGGAAGCCAAGGCGCTGATGGAAGCCTCCGGCGCGCCGGTCGTTCCCGGCTTTCACGGCGCGCAAGACATCGAAGCGCTGACGCAGGCCGCCGAGCGCATCGGCTTCCCGCTGCTGGTGAAAGCGTCCGCCGGCGGCGGCGGCAAGGGCATGCGTCTCGTGACCGAGCCGGCGACGCTGCGCGAAGCGATCGACAGCGCAAAGCGCGAAGCGCTGGCCGCCTTCGGCGACGATCGCGTGCTCATCGAAAAGCATCTCGAACGGCCGCGCCACATCGAGGTGCAGATCTTCGGCGATTCTCATGGCGGCTGCGTCGCCTTCCCCGAGCGCGACTGCTCGATCCAGCGCCGGCACCAGAAGATCATCGAGGAAACGCCGGCTCCGCTGCTTTCTGCCTCTCTTCGCGACCGGCTGCGCGAGGCGGCGCTCGCCGCGGGGCGAGCGGTCGGCTATTTTGGCGCCGGCACGGTGGAGTTTCTGGTCGAGAATGACGAGTTCTATTTTCTCGAGATGAACACGCGGCTGCAGGTCGAGCACCCGATCACCGAAATGATCGCCGGCGAAGATCTCGTCGAATGGCAATTGCGCATCGCCGCCGGCGAACGGCTTCCCAAATCGCAAGCGCAGATTGCGGCGCGCGGACATGCGATCGAGGCGCGTCTCTATGCCGAGCAGCCGGCTCGAGGCTTTCTGCCGTCGATCGGGACGCTCGCGCATTTGCGTGAGCCGCGCGCGGAGGCCTCGCTGCGGATCGAAACCGGCGTGCGCGAAGGCGATGCGATCACGCCCTATTATGATCCGATGATCGCGAAGATCGTCGCCTTCGGAGAAGATCGAGACGGAGCCTGCGCACGCCTCTCCGGCGCGCTGCGCGACTATGAGATCATCGGCGTCGAGACCAATCTGGGTTTGCTGACCGGCATTCTCGACGACGCCGATTTTCTCGCGGCGGCGATCGACACCGAGTTTGTTCCCCGCCACAGCCGGCTGGTCGAAGCGAACGACGACGCGCTCGATGAAGCGGATCGCATGTTCGTTCTGGCGGCGGCGGCCGCTGCATGGGTCGCGCGGCTGCGGGCGCAAACGAGTATCGAGTCGCCTTTCGACAGTCTCGACGGTTGGCGCATGAATGCGCCGGCGTCTCATTCGCTCGCCTTCCGTCTCGATGGCGAGACGCACGAGCTTCGGCTCACCCCGCAGAGCGACACGCAATTCCGCCTCGTCGCCGACGGCTGCTCCTTACTCGTCGAAAGAGACGCGGACGACCGCCGGATGAGCCTGCGCGTCGATGGCGTGCGCCGCGCTCTCATCGTCGTCGCGAAGGAGAACGGCTTCATCGTCCGGCTCGGACCACGCAGCCACAGTCTGAAGCTCATCGATCCTCTGGCGGCGCCTCGGCACGGCGCGCATGAAGCTGAAGCGCTACGCGCCCCGCTGCCGGCGCGCGTCACGCATGTGCTCGCACGAGCGGGCGACGAGGTGAAGAAAGGCGCGACGCTCATTATGCTGGAGGCGATGAAGATGGAAATCGCGCTCGCCGCGCCACGCGACGCGCGCATTGCCGAAATTCGTCCCGCTCTCGGCGACATGGTGCGACAAGGCGAGACGTTGGTGGTCTTCGTCGAAGGAGAGGCCGTATGA
- the pdxH gene encoding pyridoxamine 5'-phosphate oxidase, which translates to MEALIQGDFSDAGEPYALFRSWFEEAKQREPDVPEAMALSTVDETGMPDARMVLLKEWGEAGFVFYSNAESAKGRQLAATMKAAALFHWKSLRRQVRLRGPVEPVSDAESDAYFASRPRDSRIGAWASRQSRPLESRFALEKAVALEAARFGFGEVPRPPYWRGYRIVPQAIEFWADRPFRLHDRLRFTRAAAGWTTERLYP; encoded by the coding sequence GTGGAAGCGTTAATACAGGGTGACTTCTCCGATGCGGGCGAGCCCTATGCGCTGTTCCGCTCCTGGTTCGAGGAAGCGAAGCAACGGGAGCCGGATGTGCCCGAGGCGATGGCTCTTTCGACTGTGGACGAGACCGGAATGCCGGACGCCCGCATGGTGCTGCTGAAGGAATGGGGCGAAGCGGGCTTCGTCTTCTATAGCAACGCCGAGAGCGCCAAGGGGCGCCAGCTCGCGGCCACGATGAAGGCCGCCGCGCTTTTCCACTGGAAATCCCTGCGCCGGCAGGTGCGGCTGCGCGGCCCGGTGGAGCCCGTCTCCGACGCCGAATCCGACGCCTATTTCGCCAGCCGGCCGCGCGACAGCCGCATCGGCGCTTGGGCCAGCCGCCAGTCGCGGCCGCTCGAGAGCCGCTTCGCGCTGGAGAAGGCGGTGGCGCTGGAGGCGGCGCGGTTCGGTTTCGGCGAGGTGCCGCGCCCGCCCTATTGGCGCGGCTACCGGATTGTTCCGCAGGCGATCGAATTCTGGGCCGATCGGCCGTTTCGGCTGCACGACCGTTTGCGCTTCACCCGCGCCGCGGCGGGCTGGACAACCGAACGTCTCTATCCTTGA
- a CDS encoding RT0821/Lpp0805 family surface protein → MTALSLASCSFAIPGGEPVSWSGNVSDEVTGSIRPKAPELSHLLDQEDKRRAGAALAVALDPQGAGASVNWDNPQTQAKGSFTPAGPPYPSEGKVCRGFRADIEVKEARERLQGAACRERTADWELIEVKPGRKAGV, encoded by the coding sequence GTGACGGCGCTTTCGCTCGCCTCCTGCTCCTTCGCCATTCCGGGCGGCGAGCCGGTCTCCTGGAGCGGCAATGTGAGCGACGAGGTCACCGGCTCGATCCGCCCCAAGGCGCCGGAGCTGTCGCATCTGCTCGACCAGGAGGATAAGCGCCGCGCCGGCGCGGCGCTCGCCGTCGCGCTCGATCCGCAGGGCGCCGGCGCGAGCGTGAATTGGGATAATCCGCAAACGCAGGCCAAGGGCTCCTTCACCCCGGCCGGACCGCCCTATCCGAGCGAGGGCAAGGTCTGCCGCGGCTTCCGCGCCGACATCGAAGTCAAAGAAGCACGTGAGCGCCTGCAGGGCGCCGCCTGCCGCGAGCGGACGGCCGATTGGGAGCTGATCGAGGTGAAGCCGGGGCGCAAGGCGGGCGTCTGA
- a CDS encoding enoyl-CoA hydratase-related protein: MSDVIKPILLESVDARGVASLTFNRPGRRNALDPALVVETTAALRRLEARADVRIVTLAGAGGNFCAGGDIESMKRMATESFEENERDALLLAELMETLDRLGKPTLALVQGAVYGGGVGLVACCDIVLAADNARFCLSEVKIGLTPSVIGPYVHRAIGPRQARRYFLSAEVIPATSACEIGLAHVVAPQQELGAAGARIIDALLAAAPGAVREAKESCFLFARHPIDEDLTKEMAKRIALRRTSPEGREGFAAFLEKRSPAWRIATKGRDVS; encoded by the coding sequence ATGTCCGATGTAATCAAGCCCATTCTTCTCGAATCCGTCGACGCGCGAGGCGTCGCCAGCCTGACCTTCAACCGCCCCGGGCGCCGCAACGCCCTCGATCCGGCGCTCGTCGTCGAGACGACCGCCGCCCTTCGCCGGCTCGAAGCGCGCGCGGATGTGCGCATCGTCACGCTCGCCGGCGCCGGCGGCAATTTCTGCGCGGGCGGCGATATCGAATCGATGAAGCGCATGGCGACCGAAAGCTTCGAGGAGAACGAGCGCGACGCGCTGCTGCTCGCCGAGCTGATGGAAACGCTCGACCGTCTCGGCAAGCCGACCCTCGCCCTCGTGCAAGGCGCGGTCTATGGCGGCGGCGTCGGCCTCGTCGCCTGCTGCGATATCGTGCTCGCGGCGGATAATGCGAGGTTCTGCCTCAGCGAGGTGAAGATCGGTCTGACGCCCTCTGTGATCGGCCCTTACGTTCATCGCGCCATAGGCCCGCGGCAGGCGCGGCGCTATTTTCTCTCGGCCGAGGTCATTCCCGCGACCAGCGCATGCGAGATCGGCCTCGCGCATGTGGTCGCGCCACAGCAAGAGCTCGGCGCCGCCGGGGCGCGGATCATCGACGCGCTGCTCGCCGCGGCGCCCGGCGCTGTGCGAGAGGCGAAAGAGTCCTGCTTTTTGTTTGCGCGACATCCGATCGACGAAGATCTGACCAAAGAGATGGCGAAGCGGATCGCGCTTCGCCGCACCTCGCCCGAGGGACGGGAAGGCTTCGCCGCATTTTTGGAGAAGCGCTCGCCCGCTTGGCGAATCGCCACGAAGGGACGCGATGTTTCATAG